The Thermodesulfovibrionales bacterium sequence CGACAAAATTTGTTAGTAGGGAGGAGATCGTACGATGAAGCCTTCTGCATTGCGCGAATTAACCATGGATGAGCTCAGGGTGAAGGATCAGGATTTGCGAAGAGAACTTTTCAATTTGAGGTTCCGTCTCGCCACAGGAGAGGTAGAGAACCCGATGCGTATCCGCGCTGTTCGGAGGGATATTGCACGAGTCTTGACGGTGATGACGGAAAAGGGGAAGGCGTAGCAGGTTCTCCTTACAGGGAGATTGCTCATTGAGCGCCAGAGAGAGGTAGATAGAGATGCCAAAGAAGATTTATTCAGGTAAGGTCGTGAGCGACAAGATGGACAAGACCGTCGTGGTGGCCGTCACAAGGCTTTATCAGCACCCTGTGTACAAGAAGACCGTGAAGCAGGTCACGAAATTCAAGGCTCACGACGAAGAGAACAAGTACAAGACCGGAGACACGGTTTCCATCATTGAGACGAGGCCGCTGAGCAAGGGGAAACGGTGGACGGTACTGGATGTGAAAGAAAAGGCTTAAGGAGTTATCGAGATGATACAACCGAGGAGCAATCTTGAGGTAGCGGACAATTCTGGGGCAAAAAAGGTCCAGTGCATAAAGGTCTTGGGAGGCTCTCATAGGCGGTATGCGAGGCTCGGCGATGTTGTAGTCGTAAGCGTTAAGGAGGCTATTCCTGAAAGCAATATTAAGAAGGGCGACAAGGCAAAGGCCGTTGTGGTGAGGACAAAGAAGGAGCACAGGAGGCCCGACGGCACCTATATCAGATTTGACCAGAATGCTGTGGTGCTCATAAATCCACAGAATGAGCCGATCGGAACGAGGATATTCGGTCCCGTTGCAAGGGAGCTCAGATGGAAGGAATTTATGAAGATCATTTCACTTGCTCCAGAGGTTCTTTAGGAGGGTTCATGGGCTTAGG is a genomic window containing:
- the rpmC gene encoding 50S ribosomal protein L29; its protein translation is MKPSALRELTMDELRVKDQDLRRELFNLRFRLATGEVENPMRIRAVRRDIARVLTVMTEKGKA
- the rpsQ gene encoding 30S ribosomal protein S17; protein product: MPKKIYSGKVVSDKMDKTVVVAVTRLYQHPVYKKTVKQVTKFKAHDEENKYKTGDTVSIIETRPLSKGKRWTVLDVKEKA
- the rplN gene encoding 50S ribosomal protein L14 — its product is MIQPRSNLEVADNSGAKKVQCIKVLGGSHRRYARLGDVVVVSVKEAIPESNIKKGDKAKAVVVRTKKEHRRPDGTYIRFDQNAVVLINPQNEPIGTRIFGPVARELRWKEFMKIISLAPEVL